Proteins encoded in a region of the Takifugu flavidus isolate HTHZ2018 chromosome 8, ASM371156v2, whole genome shotgun sequence genome:
- the arf3a gene encoding ADP-ribosylation factor 3a produces the protein MGNIFGNLLKSLIGKKEMRILMVGLDAAGKTTILYKLKLGEIVTTIPTIGFNVETVEYKNISFTVWDVGGQDKIRPLWRHYFQNTQGLIFVVDSNDRERVNEAREELMRMLAEDELRDAVLLVFANKQDLPNAMNAAEITDKLGLHSLRHRNWYIQATCATSGDGLYEGLDWLANQLKNKK, from the exons ATGGGAAACATCTTTGGCAACCTGTTAAAGAGCCTGATAGGCAAAAAGGAGATGCGGATTCTGATGGTggggctggatgctgctggGAAAACCACCATCCTCTACAAGCTGAAGCTGGGGGAGATAGTGACGACCATCCCCACAATTG GATTCAATGTAGAAACTGTGGAGTACAAGAACATCAGCTTTACCGTGTGGGACGTGGGTGGCCAGGACAAGATCCGACCCCTGTGGAGGCACTACTTCCAGAACACCCAGG GTTTGATCTTTGTGGTGGACAGCAACGACCGGGAGCGAGTGAATGAAGCACGCGAGGAGCTCATGAGGATGCTGGCTGAGGACGAGCTACGGGACGCTGTCCTCCTGGTCTTTGCCAATAAACAG GACCTGCCCAACGCCATGAACGCCGCTGAGATCACGGACAAGCTGGGCCTACATTCCCTACGTCACCGCAACTGGTACATCCAGGCCACCTGCGCCACCAGCGGAGACGGCCTCTACGAGGGCTTGGACTGGCTGGCCAATCAGCTGAAGAACAAGAAGTGA
- the erbb3b gene encoding receptor tyrosine-protein kinase erbB-3b isoform X1, whose protein sequence is MFAWRLIFMCVASGLRAASSQTQEAVCPGTQNGLSSTGSQENQYNLNKDRYKGCEIIMGNLEITQIESNWDFSFLKTIREVTGYVLIAMNHFQEIPLGQLRVIRGNSLYERQFALSVFLNYPKDGPSGLNQLGLMNLTEILDGGVQIINNKYLRYGPWVYWRDIIRNNDAPIEIQCNGERGVCHKSCGNYCWGPGKDQCQILTKTVCAPQCNDRCFGTSPRDCCHIECAAGCKGPLDTDCFACRLFNDSGACVPQCPQTLIYNKQTFQMETNPNAKYQYGSICVSQCPTHFVVDGSSCVSVCPPDKMEVERGSQRQCELCSGLCPKVCEGTGAEQRQTVDSSNIDSFINCTKIQGSLHFLVTGILGDDFKKVPPLDAKKLEVFRTVREITDILNIQSWPKELNDLSVFSSLTTIQGRSLFRRFSLMVMRIPTLTSLGLRSLREISDGSVYISQNAHLCYHHTVNWTQLFRGSRVRANSLNSNRPMAECVADGRVCDPLCSDSGCWGPGPDQCLSCRNYSRHGTCVAGCHFNSGIPREFAGLNGECVACHPECKPQTGKASCTGPGADECMACTKFRDGPYCMSSCPAGVNDGEKGLIFKFPNREGHCEPCHQNCMQGCSGPGLNDCLEAARLTISSGQITGIALGVPAGLIFCLVLFFLGMLYHRGLAIRRKRAMRRYLESGEQSFEPLGPGEKGTKVHARILKPSDLRKIKPLGSGVFGTVSKGFWIPEGETVKIPVAIKTIQDSSGRQTFTEITDHLLSMGSLDHPYIVRLLGICPGTCLQLVTQLSSHGSLLEHIRQHKTSLDPQRLLNWCVQIAKGMYYLEEHRVVHKNLAARNILLKNDYQVQISDYGMGDLLYPDDKKYVYSETKTPIKWMALESILFRRYTHQSDVWSYGVTVWEMMSFGAEPYASVQPQEVPSLLEKGERLSQPAICTIDVYMVMVKCWMIDENIRPTFKELASDFTRMARDPPRYLVIRMEGEDSGMGEFLRRGSERGLLEADLEEDEEEGLGDRFATPSLQPSPSWSTSPSQINSYMSAVSQGGHIGYLPMSPSPVDTIRQLWYQRSRLSSVRTLPDRSAFRRSSREAELCEDGAQCAGIFRVRFGSERGNPQGGQQRKLSTASSPSSFKPWAADEEDEVDPFGYVLAGSPITPERVCRGLQRSSRLKNNLSPMALKDSQEYEIMRQESGACSDTDDASIISHNTSPLPSPSILAPLPAYSTEIVGSDVTNTEDKDGQKDSTHQLTSPSGNETKAVDEQGEEAQVKCRYEYMDISRSYSTEEDNPAKKSDAACAGGTMDIDHTMAVLTEEHKEVDEEDKCTDKEHPLQVNVSSVSVDEPDVPQVGDENDENGDEYEEMTIQRVVPIQWEQADYQNLPVKGRTCPEDAGSGRCGGIGEYIKVCAGMGEPGGNTSFDNPDYWHSRLFLQPDAVRT, encoded by the exons ATGTTTGCGTGGCGGCTCATATTTATGTGCGTGGCTTCGGGGCTGCGAGCAGCATCGTCCCAAACTCAAGAAG CGGTGTGTCCCGGGACGCAGAACGGACTGAGCTCCACAGGCTCCCAGGAGAATCAGTACAATCTGAATAAAGACCGTTACAAAGGCTGCGAGATCATCATGGGCAACCTGGAGATCACTCAGATTGAGAGCAACTGGGACTTCTCCTTCCTCAAG ACCATTCGTGAGGTGACCGGATATGTCCTCATCGCAATGAATCACTTTCAGGAGATTCCTCTGGGACAACTGCGAGTCATCAGAGGAAACAGCCTTTACGAGAGGCAATTTGCCCTCTCTGTCTTCTTGAACTACCCCAAGGACGGCCCCAGTGGCCTGAACCAGCTCGGTCTCATGAATCTAACGG AAATTCTCGATGGAGGAGTGCAAATAATCAACAACAAGTACCTGAGATACGGCCCCTGGGTCTACTGGCGGGATATCATCAGGAACAACGATGCTCCCATTGAAATCCAGTGTAATggagagaggg GCGTGTGTCACAAGTCCTGTGGAAACTACTGCTGGGGCCCGGGCAAGGACCAGTGTCAGATCT TGACAAAGACGGTGTGCGCTCCGCAGTGCAACGACCGCTGTTTCGGGACGAGCCCGAGGGACTGCTGTCACATAGAATGTGCGGCAGGATGTAAAGGCCCTCTGGATACTGACTGTTTT GCGTGTCGACTTTTCAATGACTCTGGCGCCTGCGTTCCTCAGTGTCCTCAGACTCTGATCTATAACAAGCAGACGTTTCAAATGGAAACTAATCCAAATGCTAAATACCAGTACGGATCCATTTGTGTTTCCCAGTGCCCCA CTCATTTTGTGGTGGATGGAAGttcctgtgtgagtgtttgtccTCCGGACAAGATGGAGGTGGAGCGAGGAAGCCAGAGGCAGTGTGAACTTTGCAGTGGACTCTGCCCAAAAG TGTGTGAAGGCACTGGTGCAGAGCAAAGACAGACCGTGGACTCCAGCAACATTGACAGTTTCATCAACTGCACCAAGATCCAGGGCagcctccacttcctggtcaCGGGGATTCTGGG agatgattttaaaaaagtgccACCTCTGGATGCCAAAAAGCTAGAGGTATTCCGCACTGTCAGGGAGATAACAG ATATATTAAACATCCAGTCGTGGCCCAAAGAGCTGAATGATCTGTCTGTTTTTTCAAGTCTCACCACCATTCAAGGAAGGTCTCTGTTCAG GCGATTTTCCCTCATGGTGATGCGCATCCCCACTCTGACCTCACTGGGTCTGCGCTCCCTGCGGGAGATCAGCGATGGCAGCGTGTACATCAGTCAGAACGCCCACCTGTGCTACCACCACACGGTGAACTGGACACAGCTGTTCAGGGGCAGCAGAGTCCGGGCCAACAGCCTCAACAGCAACAGGCCAATGGCAGAATGTG TTGCAGACGGCCGCGTGTGTGACCCGCTGTGTTCGGACTCTGGCTGTTGGGGCCCTGGGCCTGATCAGTGTCTCTCCTGTAGGAACTACAGTCGCCATGGCACGTGTGTTGCCGGTTGTCATTTTAACTCTGG AATTCCAAGGGAATTTGCAGGACTTAATGGCGAATGTGTTGCCTGCCATCCAGAATGTAAGCCTCAGACTGGGAAAGCCAGCTGTACTGGACCG GGTGCAGATGAGTGTATGGCATGCACCAAGTTTCGAGATGGCCCCTACTGCATGTCGTCTTGTCCCGCTGGGGTCAATGATGGCGAGAAGGGGCTGATCTTTAAATTCCCCAACAGGGAGGGTCACTGTGAGCCATGCCACCAAAACTGCATGCAGGG ATGTTCAGGCCCTGGGTTAAATGACTGTTTGGAGGCAGCGAGGTTGACCATTAGTAG TGGTCAGATTACAGGTATAGCTTTAGGGGTCCCCGCTGGCTTGATTTTCTGCTTGGTGTTATTTTTTCTGGGCATGCTGTACCATCGTGGTCTAGCCATTCGCCGCAAGAGAGCCATGAGGAGGTATCTGGAGAGTGGAGAG CAGAGCTTTGAGCCACTGGGGCCTGGAGAGAAAGGAACCAAAGTTCACGCCCGCATATTGAAGCCCTCAGACTTGAGGAAAATCAAACCCCTGGGCTCAGGAGTTTTTGGTACAGTCAGCAAG GGGTTTTGGATACCAGAGGGAGAAACCGTGAAGATCCCTGTGGCCATTAAGACTATCCAGGACAGCTCAGGTCGACAGACCTTCACTGAGATCACTGAT CATTTGCTGTCCATGGGCAGTCTGGACCACCCATACATTGTTAGACTGCTGGGGATATGTCCAGGTACCTGTCTGCAACTGGTGACGCAGCTCAGTTCACATGGTTCCTTATTGGAACACATCAGACAGCACAAGACCAGCCTGGACCCCCAGCGTCTGCTCAACTGGTGCGTCCAGATCGCCAAA GGCATGTACTACCTGGAGGAGCACCGCGTGGTCCACAAGAACCTGGCTGCTCGCAACATCCTGCTGAAGAATGACTACCAGGTCCAGATCTCCGACTACGGCATGGGGGACCTCCTTTATCCAGATGACAAGAAATACGTCTACAGTGAAACGAAG ACACCCATAAAATGGATGGCGCTTGAAAGCATTTTATTTCGAAGATACACCCATCAAAGTGATGTTTGGAGTTAtg GAGTGACGGTGTGGGAGATGATGTCATTTGGGGCAGAGCCATATGCATCCGTGCAGCCTCAAGAGGTACCGAGTCTGCTGGAGAAGGGCGAGAGACTCTCACAACCTGCCATCTGTACCATAGATGTATACATGGTTATGGTTAAAT GCTGGATGATCGATGAAAACATCAGGCCAACTTTTAAAGAGCTAGCCAGTGACTTTACTCGTATGGCAAGAGACCCGCCGAGATATCTGGTGATCAGG atggAAGGAGAGGACTCGGGGATGGGAGAGTTCCTCCGAAGGGGATCAGAGCGAGGTCTTCTGGAGGCAGActtggaggaggatgaagaggagggactGGGGGACCGATTTGCTACTCCTTCCCTCCAACCCTCTCCATCCTGGAGCACGTCTCCATCTCAAATTAATTCCTACATG AGTGCTGTCTCTCAGGGCGGACATATTGGATACCTGCCGATGTCCCCTAGTCCAGTGGACACTATACGCCAG CTGTGGTATCAGAGGTCTCGTCTGAGCTCAGTGAGGACGCTCCCGGACAGGTCAGCgttcaggaggagcagcagagaggcggAGCTGTGTGAAGATGGAGCACAGTGCGCTGGCATTTTCAGGGTCAGGTTTGGCTCAGAAAGGGGGAATCCTCAAGGTGGCCAGCAGAGGAAACTCTCCACAGCATCAAGTCCTTCATCGTTTAAGCCGTgggcagcagatgaggaggatgaagtggATCCGTTCGGTTATGTTCTGGCTGGGTCACCCATCACTCCAGAGAGAG TCTGTAGAGGCTTACAAAGAAGCTCAAGACTCAAGAACAATTTGTCTCCAATGGCGTTGAAAGACTCACAGGAGTATGAAATCATGAGACAAGAGTCTGGTGCTTGTTCAGACACTGACGATGCCTCCATAATTTCTCACAATACATCACCTTTACCCAGTCCAAGCATCTTGGCACCATTACCTGCATACAGCACAGAAATTGTGGGGTCAGATGTTACAAATACAGAAGACAAAGATGGGCAAAAAGATTCCACACATCAGCTGACCAGCCCATCTGGGAATGAAACAAAGGCTGTTGATGAGCAAGGAGAGGAGGCACAAGTGAAATGCAGGTATGAATACATGGACATCAGTCGCTCCTACTCTACAGAAGAAGACAATCCAGCAAAGAAGTCTGATGCAGCGTGTGCAGGGGGGACTATGGACATCGATCATACAATGGCTGTGTTGACAGAAGAGCACAAGGAGGTAGATGAAGAAGACAAATGCACAGATAAAGAACATCCACTTCAGGTGAACGTAAGTAGTGTGTCAGTAGATGAGCCAGATGTGCCCCAAGTTGGAGATGAAAACGATGAAAACGGAGATGAGTACGAGGAAATGACTATACAGCGTGTGGTTCCCATCCAATGGGAGCAGGCGGATTATCAGAACCTCCCGGTGAAAGGAAGGACCTGTCCCGAAGATGCAGGCAGCGGTAGGTGTGGAGGCATCGGGGAATACATTAAGGTCTGCGCTGGCATGGGAGAACCTGGAGGTAACACGTCATTTGACAACCCAGACTACTGGCACAGTAGACTGTTCCTCCAGCCAGATGCTGTACGCACCTAA
- the erbb3b gene encoding receptor tyrosine-protein kinase erbB-3b isoform X2, translating to MFAWRLIFMCVASGLRAASSQTQEAVCPGTQNGLSSTGSQENQYNLNKDRYKGCEIIMGNLEITQIESNWDFSFLKTIREVTGYVLIAMNHFQEIPLGQLRVIRGNSLYERQFALSVFLNYPKDGPSGLNQLGLMNLTEILDGGVQIINNKYLRYGPWVYWRDIIRNNDAPIEIQCNGERGVCHKSCGNYCWGPGKDQCQILTKTVCAPQCNDRCFGTSPRDCCHIECAAGCKGPLDTDCFACRLFNDSGACVPQCPQTLIYNKQTFQMETNPNAKYQYGSICVSQCPTHFVVDGSSCVSVCPPDKMEVERGSQRQCELCSGLCPKVCEGTGAEQRQTVDSSNIDSFINCTKIQGSLHFLVTGILGDDFKKVPPLDAKKLEVFRTVREITDILNIQSWPKELNDLSVFSSLTTIQGRSLFRRFSLMVMRIPTLTSLGLRSLREISDGSVYISQNAHLCYHHTVNWTQLFRGSRVRANSLNSNRPMAECVADGRVCDPLCSDSGCWGPGPDQCLSCRNYSRHGTCVAGCHFNSGIPREFAGLNGECVACHPECKPQTGKASCTGPGADECMACTKFRDGPYCMSSCPAGVNDGEKGLIFKFPNREGHCEPCHQNCMQGCSGPGLNDCLEAARLTISSGQITGIALGVPAGLIFCLVLFFLGMLYHRGLAIRRKRAMRRYLESGESFEPLGPGEKGTKVHARILKPSDLRKIKPLGSGVFGTVSKGFWIPEGETVKIPVAIKTIQDSSGRQTFTEITDHLLSMGSLDHPYIVRLLGICPGTCLQLVTQLSSHGSLLEHIRQHKTSLDPQRLLNWCVQIAKGMYYLEEHRVVHKNLAARNILLKNDYQVQISDYGMGDLLYPDDKKYVYSETKTPIKWMALESILFRRYTHQSDVWSYGVTVWEMMSFGAEPYASVQPQEVPSLLEKGERLSQPAICTIDVYMVMVKCWMIDENIRPTFKELASDFTRMARDPPRYLVIRMEGEDSGMGEFLRRGSERGLLEADLEEDEEEGLGDRFATPSLQPSPSWSTSPSQINSYMSAVSQGGHIGYLPMSPSPVDTIRQLWYQRSRLSSVRTLPDRSAFRRSSREAELCEDGAQCAGIFRVRFGSERGNPQGGQQRKLSTASSPSSFKPWAADEEDEVDPFGYVLAGSPITPERVCRGLQRSSRLKNNLSPMALKDSQEYEIMRQESGACSDTDDASIISHNTSPLPSPSILAPLPAYSTEIVGSDVTNTEDKDGQKDSTHQLTSPSGNETKAVDEQGEEAQVKCRYEYMDISRSYSTEEDNPAKKSDAACAGGTMDIDHTMAVLTEEHKEVDEEDKCTDKEHPLQVNVSSVSVDEPDVPQVGDENDENGDEYEEMTIQRVVPIQWEQADYQNLPVKGRTCPEDAGSGRCGGIGEYIKVCAGMGEPGGNTSFDNPDYWHSRLFLQPDAVRT from the exons ATGTTTGCGTGGCGGCTCATATTTATGTGCGTGGCTTCGGGGCTGCGAGCAGCATCGTCCCAAACTCAAGAAG CGGTGTGTCCCGGGACGCAGAACGGACTGAGCTCCACAGGCTCCCAGGAGAATCAGTACAATCTGAATAAAGACCGTTACAAAGGCTGCGAGATCATCATGGGCAACCTGGAGATCACTCAGATTGAGAGCAACTGGGACTTCTCCTTCCTCAAG ACCATTCGTGAGGTGACCGGATATGTCCTCATCGCAATGAATCACTTTCAGGAGATTCCTCTGGGACAACTGCGAGTCATCAGAGGAAACAGCCTTTACGAGAGGCAATTTGCCCTCTCTGTCTTCTTGAACTACCCCAAGGACGGCCCCAGTGGCCTGAACCAGCTCGGTCTCATGAATCTAACGG AAATTCTCGATGGAGGAGTGCAAATAATCAACAACAAGTACCTGAGATACGGCCCCTGGGTCTACTGGCGGGATATCATCAGGAACAACGATGCTCCCATTGAAATCCAGTGTAATggagagaggg GCGTGTGTCACAAGTCCTGTGGAAACTACTGCTGGGGCCCGGGCAAGGACCAGTGTCAGATCT TGACAAAGACGGTGTGCGCTCCGCAGTGCAACGACCGCTGTTTCGGGACGAGCCCGAGGGACTGCTGTCACATAGAATGTGCGGCAGGATGTAAAGGCCCTCTGGATACTGACTGTTTT GCGTGTCGACTTTTCAATGACTCTGGCGCCTGCGTTCCTCAGTGTCCTCAGACTCTGATCTATAACAAGCAGACGTTTCAAATGGAAACTAATCCAAATGCTAAATACCAGTACGGATCCATTTGTGTTTCCCAGTGCCCCA CTCATTTTGTGGTGGATGGAAGttcctgtgtgagtgtttgtccTCCGGACAAGATGGAGGTGGAGCGAGGAAGCCAGAGGCAGTGTGAACTTTGCAGTGGACTCTGCCCAAAAG TGTGTGAAGGCACTGGTGCAGAGCAAAGACAGACCGTGGACTCCAGCAACATTGACAGTTTCATCAACTGCACCAAGATCCAGGGCagcctccacttcctggtcaCGGGGATTCTGGG agatgattttaaaaaagtgccACCTCTGGATGCCAAAAAGCTAGAGGTATTCCGCACTGTCAGGGAGATAACAG ATATATTAAACATCCAGTCGTGGCCCAAAGAGCTGAATGATCTGTCTGTTTTTTCAAGTCTCACCACCATTCAAGGAAGGTCTCTGTTCAG GCGATTTTCCCTCATGGTGATGCGCATCCCCACTCTGACCTCACTGGGTCTGCGCTCCCTGCGGGAGATCAGCGATGGCAGCGTGTACATCAGTCAGAACGCCCACCTGTGCTACCACCACACGGTGAACTGGACACAGCTGTTCAGGGGCAGCAGAGTCCGGGCCAACAGCCTCAACAGCAACAGGCCAATGGCAGAATGTG TTGCAGACGGCCGCGTGTGTGACCCGCTGTGTTCGGACTCTGGCTGTTGGGGCCCTGGGCCTGATCAGTGTCTCTCCTGTAGGAACTACAGTCGCCATGGCACGTGTGTTGCCGGTTGTCATTTTAACTCTGG AATTCCAAGGGAATTTGCAGGACTTAATGGCGAATGTGTTGCCTGCCATCCAGAATGTAAGCCTCAGACTGGGAAAGCCAGCTGTACTGGACCG GGTGCAGATGAGTGTATGGCATGCACCAAGTTTCGAGATGGCCCCTACTGCATGTCGTCTTGTCCCGCTGGGGTCAATGATGGCGAGAAGGGGCTGATCTTTAAATTCCCCAACAGGGAGGGTCACTGTGAGCCATGCCACCAAAACTGCATGCAGGG ATGTTCAGGCCCTGGGTTAAATGACTGTTTGGAGGCAGCGAGGTTGACCATTAGTAG TGGTCAGATTACAGGTATAGCTTTAGGGGTCCCCGCTGGCTTGATTTTCTGCTTGGTGTTATTTTTTCTGGGCATGCTGTACCATCGTGGTCTAGCCATTCGCCGCAAGAGAGCCATGAGGAGGTATCTGGAGAGTGGAGAG AGCTTTGAGCCACTGGGGCCTGGAGAGAAAGGAACCAAAGTTCACGCCCGCATATTGAAGCCCTCAGACTTGAGGAAAATCAAACCCCTGGGCTCAGGAGTTTTTGGTACAGTCAGCAAG GGGTTTTGGATACCAGAGGGAGAAACCGTGAAGATCCCTGTGGCCATTAAGACTATCCAGGACAGCTCAGGTCGACAGACCTTCACTGAGATCACTGAT CATTTGCTGTCCATGGGCAGTCTGGACCACCCATACATTGTTAGACTGCTGGGGATATGTCCAGGTACCTGTCTGCAACTGGTGACGCAGCTCAGTTCACATGGTTCCTTATTGGAACACATCAGACAGCACAAGACCAGCCTGGACCCCCAGCGTCTGCTCAACTGGTGCGTCCAGATCGCCAAA GGCATGTACTACCTGGAGGAGCACCGCGTGGTCCACAAGAACCTGGCTGCTCGCAACATCCTGCTGAAGAATGACTACCAGGTCCAGATCTCCGACTACGGCATGGGGGACCTCCTTTATCCAGATGACAAGAAATACGTCTACAGTGAAACGAAG ACACCCATAAAATGGATGGCGCTTGAAAGCATTTTATTTCGAAGATACACCCATCAAAGTGATGTTTGGAGTTAtg GAGTGACGGTGTGGGAGATGATGTCATTTGGGGCAGAGCCATATGCATCCGTGCAGCCTCAAGAGGTACCGAGTCTGCTGGAGAAGGGCGAGAGACTCTCACAACCTGCCATCTGTACCATAGATGTATACATGGTTATGGTTAAAT GCTGGATGATCGATGAAAACATCAGGCCAACTTTTAAAGAGCTAGCCAGTGACTTTACTCGTATGGCAAGAGACCCGCCGAGATATCTGGTGATCAGG atggAAGGAGAGGACTCGGGGATGGGAGAGTTCCTCCGAAGGGGATCAGAGCGAGGTCTTCTGGAGGCAGActtggaggaggatgaagaggagggactGGGGGACCGATTTGCTACTCCTTCCCTCCAACCCTCTCCATCCTGGAGCACGTCTCCATCTCAAATTAATTCCTACATG AGTGCTGTCTCTCAGGGCGGACATATTGGATACCTGCCGATGTCCCCTAGTCCAGTGGACACTATACGCCAG CTGTGGTATCAGAGGTCTCGTCTGAGCTCAGTGAGGACGCTCCCGGACAGGTCAGCgttcaggaggagcagcagagaggcggAGCTGTGTGAAGATGGAGCACAGTGCGCTGGCATTTTCAGGGTCAGGTTTGGCTCAGAAAGGGGGAATCCTCAAGGTGGCCAGCAGAGGAAACTCTCCACAGCATCAAGTCCTTCATCGTTTAAGCCGTgggcagcagatgaggaggatgaagtggATCCGTTCGGTTATGTTCTGGCTGGGTCACCCATCACTCCAGAGAGAG TCTGTAGAGGCTTACAAAGAAGCTCAAGACTCAAGAACAATTTGTCTCCAATGGCGTTGAAAGACTCACAGGAGTATGAAATCATGAGACAAGAGTCTGGTGCTTGTTCAGACACTGACGATGCCTCCATAATTTCTCACAATACATCACCTTTACCCAGTCCAAGCATCTTGGCACCATTACCTGCATACAGCACAGAAATTGTGGGGTCAGATGTTACAAATACAGAAGACAAAGATGGGCAAAAAGATTCCACACATCAGCTGACCAGCCCATCTGGGAATGAAACAAAGGCTGTTGATGAGCAAGGAGAGGAGGCACAAGTGAAATGCAGGTATGAATACATGGACATCAGTCGCTCCTACTCTACAGAAGAAGACAATCCAGCAAAGAAGTCTGATGCAGCGTGTGCAGGGGGGACTATGGACATCGATCATACAATGGCTGTGTTGACAGAAGAGCACAAGGAGGTAGATGAAGAAGACAAATGCACAGATAAAGAACATCCACTTCAGGTGAACGTAAGTAGTGTGTCAGTAGATGAGCCAGATGTGCCCCAAGTTGGAGATGAAAACGATGAAAACGGAGATGAGTACGAGGAAATGACTATACAGCGTGTGGTTCCCATCCAATGGGAGCAGGCGGATTATCAGAACCTCCCGGTGAAAGGAAGGACCTGTCCCGAAGATGCAGGCAGCGGTAGGTGTGGAGGCATCGGGGAATACATTAAGGTCTGCGCTGGCATGGGAGAACCTGGAGGTAACACGTCATTTGACAACCCAGACTACTGGCACAGTAGACTGTTCCTCCAGCCAGATGCTGTACGCACCTAA
- the wnt10b gene encoding protein Wnt-10b — translation MEPPHKFRWDKFLILATALMSPAFTVLCNDILSLKVAGEPVLTPNSVCLKLAGLSKRQMRMCVRSPDATASALQGIQVAIHECQYQLRDQRWNCSSLEGLGKLPHHNTILNRGFRESAFSLAMLAAGVAHSVASACSMGKLRGCGCEAKRRQDDDKIRLKLTQLQLQSLQKGGVGFGVTQSLSSELSGHHRDLPANLRSSHPSGLLKPLPDDLSSMQETWEWGGCSHDVRYGDRFSRDWLDSRGSPRDIHARMKIHNNRVGRQIVTDNMKRKCKCHGTSGSCQFKTCWHVSPEFRLVGSLLKEKFLSAILVNSQNKNNGVFNPRIGSGVSGSTGGLNGGRRRSMSRELVYFEKSPDFCEPNLSVDSAGTQGRICNKTSQSTDSCGSLCCGRGHNILKKTHSERCNCRFHWCCYVLCEECRLTEWVNVCK, via the exons ATGGAGCCGCCGCACAAATTCCGCTGGGACAAATTCCTGATTTTGGCCACGGCGCTTATGTCACCTGCGTTTAC ggTGCTGTGTAATGACATCCTCAGCCTGAAGGTGGCAGGAGAACCAGTGCTAACCCCAAACTCGGTGTGTCTGAAACTGGCAGGCCTCAGCAAACGTCAGATGCGGATGTGCGTGAGGAGTCCTGATGCCACGGCCTCGGCCCTGCAGGGCATTCAGGTGGCCATCCATGAATGCCAGTACCAGCTCCGAGACCAACGCTGGAACTGCTCTTCACTGGAAGGCCTTGGCAAACTTCCCCATCACAACACCATTCTCAACAGGG GTTTTCGCGAGAGTGCCTTCTCCCTGGCTATGTTGGCAGCGGGTGTGGCTCACTCTGTggcctcagcctgcagcatgGGCAAGCTGCGGGGGTGTGGCTGCGAGGCCAAGCGTCGCCAGGACGATGACAAGATCCGGCTGAAactcacacagctgcagctacagagcCTGCAGAAGGGTGGGGTAGGCTTTGGCGTGACGCAGTCATTATCCTCAGAGCTCAGTGGTCACCATAGAGACCTGCCCGCTAACCTGCGCTCAAGCCACCCCTCTGGCCTTCTCAAGCCTCTGCCAGATGACTTGAGCTCCATGCAGGAGACCTGggagtgggggggctgcagccacGATGTCCGTTATGGGGACCGCTTTTCCAGAGACTGGCTTGACTCTCGTGGGTCTCCAAGAGATATCCATGCTCGCATGAAGATCCATAACAACAGGGTGGGGCGACAG ATAGTGACAGATAACATGAAGAGGAAGTGCAAGTGTCATGGCACATCAGGGAGCTGCCAGTTTAAGACCTGTTGGCACGTGTCTCCAGAGTTCCGCCTCGTGGGCTCCTTGCTAAAGGAGAAGTTCCTGTCGGCCATTCTTGTCAACTCTCAGAACAAGAACAATGGGGTTTTCAACCCGCGAATAGGAAGTGGTGTGAGTGGGAGCACTGGGGGGCTTAACGGCGGGCGCCGTCGAAGCATGTCCAGAGAGCTGGTGTACTTTGAGAAGTCCCCAGATTTCTGTGAGCCCAACTTATCCGTGGACTCTGCAGGTACACAAGGACGGATATGCAACAAAACCAGCCAGAGCACAGACAGCTGCGGCTCACTGTGCTGCGGCCGTGGACACAACATCCTGAAAAAGACTCACAGCGAGCGCTGCAACTGCAGGTTCCACTGGTGCTGCTACGTGCTGTGTGAGGAGTGCCGTCTCACGGAGTGGGTCAACGTCTGCAAGTAG